In Vibrio cyclitrophicus, one genomic interval encodes:
- a CDS encoding 8-oxoguanine deaminase — protein METIWIKNPLAIYTGSLADAEGGIVIKGNTIIELVGKHKEPTLPVDYSVDASRHVVTPGLINAHHHFYQTLTRAYPGALNKELFHWLQSLYPVWANLDAEMMSLATELALVELMMSGCTTASDHHYLIPNGLEHAIDLQVEAAEKLGVRAIFTRGSMSLGEDEGGLPPRHTIQTEQTIIDDSERLIRDYHQRDEGAMIQIALAPCSPFSVTTDLMKETAKISERENVMMHTHLCETLDEEDFCIEKFGLRPVDYLEDVGWLNERTWLAHGIHFNPEEIKRLGKAGIGISHCPTSNMMLASGICKNNDLEAAGVKVGLGVDGSASNDGSNMIAEVRMAMYLQRLQYGSANVSHFDALRWATSGSARAMGRTDIGTLEVGKQADIAMFKLDDIRFSGSHDPLAALLLCGAQQADKVMVAGKWRVNDGAVIGVDMEQLMHRHHAAAMKLGKLAMNN, from the coding sequence ATGGAAACCATCTGGATTAAGAATCCTCTCGCAATCTACACTGGCTCACTGGCTGATGCAGAAGGCGGTATTGTCATTAAAGGTAATACAATCATTGAGCTGGTTGGCAAACACAAAGAGCCAACCTTACCCGTAGATTACAGCGTCGACGCCTCTCGTCATGTTGTGACTCCTGGGCTTATCAATGCGCACCACCACTTCTATCAAACCCTAACGCGAGCCTACCCCGGCGCACTGAATAAAGAACTCTTCCATTGGCTACAAAGCCTCTACCCTGTTTGGGCTAACCTCGATGCTGAGATGATGAGCCTTGCCACTGAACTGGCGCTGGTTGAGCTAATGATGTCAGGTTGTACGACAGCATCAGACCATCATTACTTGATACCTAACGGGCTAGAGCACGCGATTGATTTACAAGTCGAGGCCGCAGAGAAACTAGGCGTGAGAGCGATATTCACGCGCGGCTCCATGAGCCTTGGGGAAGATGAAGGTGGACTACCTCCACGACACACCATTCAAACCGAACAGACCATCATTGATGACAGTGAACGCTTAATCCGCGATTACCACCAGCGTGATGAAGGGGCGATGATTCAAATCGCACTCGCGCCTTGTTCGCCGTTTTCAGTCACTACAGACCTGATGAAAGAGACCGCCAAGATCAGTGAGCGTGAGAACGTGATGATGCACACTCACCTATGCGAAACCTTGGATGAAGAGGACTTCTGTATTGAGAAGTTTGGCTTGCGCCCTGTCGATTACCTAGAGGATGTGGGTTGGCTGAACGAACGCACTTGGCTTGCTCATGGTATTCACTTCAACCCAGAAGAGATCAAACGTTTGGGTAAAGCGGGCATTGGAATTAGCCATTGCCCGACGTCCAACATGATGCTGGCTTCCGGTATTTGTAAGAACAACGACCTTGAAGCAGCAGGCGTAAAAGTCGGGCTAGGTGTGGATGGTTCGGCCTCAAACGACGGCTCCAATATGATTGCCGAAGTGCGCATGGCAATGTACTTACAGCGCCTGCAATATGGTTCTGCTAATGTTTCACACTTTGACGCACTGCGCTGGGCGACATCAGGCTCGGCACGCGCAATGGGCAGAACCGACATTGGTACACTAGAGGTTGGCAAACAAGCCGACATCGCAATGTTCAAGCTCGATGATATTCGCTTCTCTGGTAGCCACGATCCACTCGCTGCATTACTACTTTGTGGTGCTCAACAAGCGGATAAAGTAATGGTAGCCGGAAAATGGCGAGTTAATGATGGTGCCGTTATTGGCGTAGACATGGAGCAACTAATGCACCGCCATCATGCTGCTGCAATGAAGCTCGGTAAGTTGGCGATGAATAATTAG
- a CDS encoding purine permease, producing MKLLYTLNERPPHGLTLLLALQHMLASIGGIVAVPLIVGASIGLPNTEIVSLINAALLASGIVTVAQCLGFGPVGIRLPVVMGSSFAFLGVAISIGNEGGVAAIMGSALIGSFVVIGASFYMDKVRKLFPTVVSGVVVTLIGLTILPVAMNWVGDSPANTEQFATLPKLFLALVSLGIVIGVSVYCKGAVAASAIVIGLAGGYIVALSLGMVDLEQISSAAWVGGPEPFKYGFTFSASAIISMSLVYIVVIAEATGDFMALGNNCQTQVSGKDLKRGLLGDGLGSTLSSILTAMPLASFSQNVGIVGITGVASRYVVAATGGLLILGGLFPKLAAIAVTIPKPVLGGVGFVMFGMIAYAGIRMLIKAADTKRNALVICVGLASGLAVTFEPRLLQHLPHDLANFLHSGITTGTIMTVLLNLVLPKSSRAEEQEALAESQAQVELEMKEQAEEERHSDEQLEIQQASTEADVQAASENPEPKTN from the coding sequence ATGAAACTTCTGTACACCCTTAATGAAAGACCGCCTCATGGGCTAACCCTTCTACTCGCTTTACAGCACATGCTCGCCTCGATTGGTGGTATCGTCGCTGTCCCTCTGATTGTCGGTGCCTCCATCGGCCTACCCAACACAGAGATCGTCTCACTGATCAATGCAGCGCTATTGGCGTCTGGTATTGTGACTGTCGCGCAATGTCTTGGCTTTGGCCCTGTTGGTATTCGATTACCCGTTGTTATGGGTTCGAGCTTTGCCTTTTTAGGCGTGGCAATTTCGATCGGTAACGAAGGTGGTGTCGCCGCTATCATGGGCTCGGCGCTGATCGGCTCGTTTGTGGTCATTGGTGCCAGCTTCTACATGGACAAGGTTCGCAAGCTGTTCCCAACCGTGGTAAGTGGTGTTGTGGTTACCCTAATCGGCTTAACCATTTTACCGGTTGCCATGAACTGGGTTGGCGACTCTCCTGCCAACACGGAACAATTCGCCACGCTACCTAAACTCTTTCTCGCACTGGTCTCTTTGGGGATCGTGATTGGCGTATCGGTTTACTGTAAAGGCGCGGTTGCGGCTTCAGCTATCGTGATTGGTTTAGCAGGCGGTTACATTGTGGCTTTATCGCTCGGCATGGTCGACCTTGAACAAATCAGCTCTGCCGCTTGGGTTGGCGGACCTGAACCTTTCAAATATGGCTTTACCTTTTCTGCTAGTGCCATCATCAGTATGAGCTTGGTGTACATCGTAGTTATCGCGGAAGCAACTGGTGACTTCATGGCGTTGGGTAATAACTGCCAAACCCAAGTCAGTGGTAAAGATCTAAAACGTGGACTGCTAGGCGATGGCCTTGGTAGCACACTCTCTTCTATTCTCACTGCGATGCCATTAGCGTCATTCAGCCAAAACGTCGGCATTGTGGGTATCACAGGTGTGGCAAGTCGCTATGTAGTGGCTGCAACAGGTGGTTTACTAATTTTAGGCGGTTTATTCCCGAAATTAGCCGCTATTGCCGTCACGATTCCTAAACCCGTTTTAGGCGGTGTAGGTTTTGTGATGTTCGGAATGATTGCCTACGCGGGTATCCGCATGTTGATCAAAGCCGCAGACACCAAGCGAAATGCCTTGGTAATCTGTGTAGGTTTGGCGTCTGGCTTGGCCGTCACTTTCGAACCAAGACTGCTACAACACTTGCCACATGATTTGGCGAACTTCCTTCACTCTGGCATTACAACGGGCACCATCATGACAGTTCTACTGAATCTTGTGTTGCCGAAATCTTCACGAGCAGAAGAGCAAGAAGCTTTGGCCGAGAGCCAAGCGCAAGTTGAGCTAGAAATGAAAGAACAGGCTGAAGAAGAACGACACTCAGACGAACAATTAGAGATTCAACAAGCAAGTACAGAAGCAGACGTTCAAGCGGCATCAGAAAACCCTGAGCCGAAAACGAACTAG